The Gemmatimonadota bacterium DNA window ATGATCACGCCCTCGAGCGACAGGCCGGCGTCGATGGCGGCCGCCGCGACCCGGACCAATCGGCTCACCGGCGCGCGGACCACCGCCGTACCCTCCGCGCGCGCCGTCTCGTGTGCCCAGCGCGCCAGGCGCTCGGCCTTGTCGAACGGGAGGAAGACCGGCCGGCGCACCGGGGCACCGGTGAGTCGCGCCCACGCCACCGCGACCTCCGTCGCGTAGAGGAACCGGGATGACGTACCATCGCGGCCGCCGACGGAGGAGGTGAACCACCGTTCGAGGCGCTCGCCCGCCGGGATCGCCATCAGTGCATGCGTCAGTCCATTGCCCGGGGGGATGTTCTGCCAGCGAGCGACCGGGGCATCGATGATGCCGTGCACGGCGCGGAAGGTCACCCGATGCGGCATGCGCCCGCGCATCGCCATCAGGTCCATTCGCGCCCGGCGTGACGGGCCCGTGGTGCCGCCGGAGCCAACGGCGAAGTACCGTCGGTGCGTCGGATTGGAGAAGTCATCGGCGGTGCAGGGGATCTCGCGGCCGTTCCGCACGATGGGTGTCCGTCCCTTGAATTCCTCGAAGGTGAGGTGGACACCGGCGTCGTGCAGCCGACGGAGGGTGGGTTCGAGCCCGTGGTCGGCGATCATCCGCTCCAGGTCGCCATACTCGCAGCGGGCCTCGGCTAGCAGGGCACGGTAGGGACTCTGGGGATGATCGACCACGCCACGCCGAACGAGGGCGAGGAAGTTCGCGGCGCGATGCGCGAGTCGGTCGGCGAGGATCGCTTCTGCCTGCGCCGGTGACATCCGCTCACGGAGGAAACTCGGCAGTCCCAGCAGGAAACGCCCGAAGGCGGTCACCTCCGAGGCGATGTTGTCCCCTGGCGTGGCGCGGGCGGCGCTCAGATGCCGACGCCCGAGTCGGTCAGCCACGGCGCCCAGCGATGCGTCAGGGTGCGGATGGCCAGTGTGAGCGCCATGCCGACCAGCGCCACCACGATCAGGGTCGCGTAGAGCTGTTCGATCCGGAAGACCTGCCATGAGAGCCACAGCAATGAGCCGAGGCCGGTGTGCGCGGAAATCATCTCCACGCCGATGGCTGAGAGAAACGCCACGTTGGCCGAGATGCGCAGGCCGGTGAGGACCAGCGGCAGGCTGCCCGGGAGGAGGATGCGAAAGAACATTGCCCGAGTTCCGGCGCCGTAGTTGCGGGCCAGGTCGAGTTGCACCGGACTGATCGCCTGCACACCGGCCATCGTGTTGATGAGGCTCGGGAAGAACGCGCCGATGGCGATTGCCGCGATCTTCGACTCTTCGCCGATGCCGAGGAGGACGATCAGGATCGGGAAGAGGGCGATCTTCGGAATCGGGTGAATCCCCGCCACGATCGGATCGATCGCTCGGCGAAGTGTCGGCCACCACCCCATCGCGAGGCCGAGCGCCACGCCGACACCAGCGCCGAGGAGCAGGCCGATGGTCAGCCGGAGCAGCGTCGCGCTCAGATTGGTGAGCATGACCCCGTTCGCCAGCAGCGCCAGCAGCTCACGGATGATGGTGCTCGGGGCCGGGGTGAGCAACGGCGAGACACCGCCCCACCGGACGCCGGCTTCCCATGTGCCGAGGAGTGCCACGACCACGGCCGGGGAAAGCCAGGCCAGCCGATCGGGGGCGCGCGTGGCCGCTCT harbors:
- a CDS encoding ABC transporter permease, giving the protein MRAATRAPDRLAWLSPAVVVALLGTWEAGVRWGGVSPLLTPAPSTIIRELLALLANGVMLTNLSATLLRLTIGLLLGAGVGVALGLAMGWWPTLRRAIDPIVAGIHPIPKIALFPILIVLLGIGEESKIAAIAIGAFFPSLINTMAGVQAISPVQLDLARNYGAGTRAMFFRILLPGSLPLVLTGLRISANVAFLSAIGVEMISAHTGLGSLLWLSWQVFRIEQLYATLIVVALVGMALTLAIRTLTHRWAPWLTDSGVGI